The nucleotide window TCCAAAGATGCTTGGCTGCTGATTGCCCAATCTTTCTTCTTTTTGAACATTCACACTCACCGTTTCCAGTCATGTTGTAGTGAAGAAAGCTCTAAGGGTGTTCCAGCAATTCGCGAGATTACGTCGCCGAGTAGTTAACGACGTGACCCACCTTGCTCAACAAGATGTGTCAGCTTGGCAATATCATCAAGCCAGCTTACCGATCCGCTTGATTTACCGTTTACACCGCGCGCCAATGTATTGCGTGGGCGAAGGGTCGAACCGTTCGTACCGACACCGCCACCACGGCTCATAATTTCCATCACTTGCTTGCGGTGATCGCTGATGCCTTCGCGGGAATCGGCTACAAACGGCATTACATAACAGTTGAAGAATGTTACTTCTGTTTCCGAACCTGCCCCGTAAATTACACGTCCTGCGGGGATAAAGTTCATCGACACAAGCTCTTCGTAAAACTTCCCGAACCATTCCTGACGCTTTTCTTCTGTTTTTTCAACTGAAGCCAAGCCTGTCGCATTCCGTTTCGCAATCTGCTCATAAAAAATTTCGAGCGGCTTTTCAATAATATCCAATGACCGTTCGATAATGCCAGTCTCTTGTTCTTCGCCTTCTAATACGTGACGGTAATCTTCATCAATTTTAATAAGGGCGGTTTTCTTTTCCTGATTAATCGAATGAATAATGCCAAGTCCACGCGCCGGGAATTTCGGATCTTGTTTTACTGTCAAAACGACAAAATCCCCTGTTTTTAATGTTTTCTTTTCCGTATCTTTAAAAGAATAACGGTCAATCATTACAAGACGAGATACACCTTTATGCGTAATATGCATATCCGGTGTGATCGGGTGCACTTGAGGAAATTGCTCAATATCTTGATTTAATTGATTGACTTGGATGGATTGTTCTAAAACACTTGCCACCGCGTAAGCCCCCCTTTGAACGATTTTGTAAATTCCATTCCCTACATTTTTCTCCAATAAACACTTTTATATACAATATATTGTGTTTTATTGGATATTTTTATTCTATATGTAGGGTTAAATGATTTCATTTAAAAAGATTACAATAAATCTTTTTTTCAAACAAGGGGTTGATTTTTTTTTCTTTTTGTTAAATCCATCTATATCAACGTTTCGGGTATAAAAATTTTTTTACAAAAAATAAAAACACACGTTCGTAATCTATTTTCTGAAATTCCAGTCATCTGTTAAATATTTATTTTGCATCAATTGTTCTACATATTGGGTTTGCTGCTCTGTTAATTCATAAGGAATTAGTTCTATGTCCAAAGCTACTTCAAATCCTTTAGAGAATGCATTCACACATTGATCGATAGTAAATGGTGTATCGACAAACTGATTCATCGCAACCGCTTTTTCTGGTAACTTTTTACGCATTCTTTCTTTTGCCTCTTCCGTAGCGAAATTAAATACCGATAGCAGCAGTTCTTCGTTCAGGTCCAGTAAAATAGCGCCATGCTGCAAAATCACACCTTTTTGACGTGTCTGGGCACTCCCGGCAACTTTTTTACCTTCCACAACTAGCTCATACCAGCTCGGCGCATCAAAACATACCGCACTTTTCGGTTTCTTCAGATCATCCAGCTGTTCTTTCGTCTCCGGCACACTGAAATAAGCATCCAGTCCTAAAAGACGGAACCCTTGTAAAATCCCTTCGCTGATGACACGGTATGCCTCTGTAACGGTTTCCGGCATATTCGGGTAGCTTTCTGTCACAATCACTGAATAAGTGAGCTCCTGGTCATGTAAAACGGCACGTCCGCCTGTAGGTCGACGGATGAAAC belongs to Solibacillus sp. FSL W7-1436 and includes:
- a CDS encoding lipoate--protein ligase family protein, whose protein sequence is MALDEALLDWHSQGEIPPVIRFYEWNPATLSIGYFQQVHKDINLEAVKKQNLGFIRRPTGGRAVLHDQELTYSVIVTESYPNMPETVTEAYRVISEGILQGFRLLGLDAYFSVPETKEQLDDLKKPKSAVCFDAPSWYELVVEGKKVAGSAQTRQKGVILQHGAILLDLNEELLLSVFNFATEEAKERMRKKLPEKAVAMNQFVDTPFTIDQCVNAFSKGFEVALDIELIPYELTEQQTQYVEQLMQNKYLTDDWNFRK